A single Chryseobacterium sp. DNA region contains:
- a CDS encoding alpha-2-macroglobulin family protein, producing MKRFSKIFMLLLLMLGFSPVFAQKYYEDQWKKIVENRTKGAYKSNLPIIVNIQNQAMKENNALQLIRALKAEFSIVNQTVDDDQNNAASKFFGKLQQSEEKLKGEEKAVYKVLLNGFFLDYYNQNYWRINGRTNINSQDLSQIETWSKLDFKNYLTRSYQELDQQKPEMEKVSLAKYKDLFSDTKDIAYFPTLRDWYALKKVGFLSENNLFTKNELTENQTSVHIIFDELIARNNGNSKLYFMKEKMMENCNFNQCKDKLEQLQNLLKSDVEGDYKVIIMEDIMNELIIKKKTKEAIAMAQQAKSQYPKSPFIENIKNKENQIINPVLNIKYEPQTQNNLPVHFVAEYKNVSGFSLNIYEVKEDFSPVLQYILNPYGNLLGKVKKNLVRKETYQLSDPKDYQLHKTSLEIKPLPSGIYVVEYAVAGEEKNSDSKQNFYFLVSGNKIIYQNKTDRNQLSNNLKLVSSENGRSIANENLVFYEFVANKTLNKIEGKTDEKGVFRFPSTANDDYYRTFLIQQPKTNDFQIMQVYGNRGNTEVYNPNKESRTMAQIFTDRAIYRPGQTVYFKVINTGLNKEVESVLSGLKQKITLLDANSQEISAQDFTANEFGSYHGSFILPKGKLNGTFYLRTDGNTEGYKDIRVEEYKRPKFEVTFDPVKEEYKYGQTIELKGKALMFSGVALSNTTVSYEIKKHNIRWRYFWWYPQDNDNENSILGEAKTNEKGEFVIRLDLKKDEKLEGIQIDNYEINASVTDINGETQSAETQLKVASVSHYIKADEISNTFTDENVKVKVETKNYNEQSLKKSYQVKLSKLRAPDRIFRQNFQTEVQDLPKYSKEEFISKFPHDLFDKNDEIKNWKTEKTVMERQQGPSTDNAQLSTNLDLGKLEAGDYQLELFNREGKDTIKSSQYFSVWDKNALKPEQKTFLTVIAPKEDVSRGEKAKIYVYSAVPDALVNIFVQDGSGKTVSETHQLKKGILEYMADIPKDKGVSQLNIQFQVVAFNDVKTQSVTLKIKDTEQPLKIETVTFRDKLEPNSKEKWTVKVTGNDKEKINAEVLANMYDMSLDQFAVNTFSWNKLYVPFTIITSYDIRNYLPQKTYQKKLKYFNGNYVSVPNFNWFDGDLFYSGIGGRVSGVQVYNNTVPSPLAAPAVRSEKNMEEVVMVGYGVQKKGRIAKSAVTAQDDSDGALDQIEPEESLEKVPVRQNLNETAFFYPDLKADAEGNVNFEFTSPEALTKWKLMFLAHTKDARAATLEKEVVTQKEFSVTPNYPRFLREGDELNLQSKLSNLSNKKLSGSAELKILDAFTNEDISSKFGVASGMQNFNLNENGNGALTWKLKVPDNVSSIILKVVAKAGTYSDGEQQAVAVLPNRMLVTDAVPVFVKEGETKTFVLDNLKNNTSTTASNVSNTLELTTNPIWEIMFALPSLKNDQNNSADVIFNKWFADVLASEIFKANPKMKTVFEEYQNKGLLNSNLEKNQELKQLLLDETPWVLESKNETEQMQKLALLFDANTMKNSINQDWDEFKKLQNPDGGFSWYSGYPSSYSTSLYILKNLGKINSWLKDNVKDYQSSAQKDLAAKLIQYVDNEISKYSNSNKGDIWNNWALDYLDTRNYWEKQYPLKGKGAALKTLVKQKAKTAKITDFTFFGLHRAALLMNDYGLKDVSDKLMTYLKETSTDTKTQGVYWKQNLNDWGWFSSKVVNQAGALEAFNKLKPNDQNFIEEMKIWLVTQKEVNSWGSSRGTSEVIFTLLNSGKSWTGSESDKATIIWGGKELVPQTQATGYMKSAVKTDTVDKNLATLTVTKPGPGIVQGGLFWQYYEDLDKIKSSENYISVTKELYKKVKTVNGEELQKISADTPLKIGDKVTVRMILNTDRAMEFIHIKDMRAAGFEPLDALSGYQWKNNLGYYQSTKDASANFYIQYMPKGKYVFEYDVVANASGKFSNGITTMQNYYAPQMNAHTKGTGVQILE from the coding sequence ATGAAAAGATTTTCCAAGATATTTATGCTTTTGCTTTTAATGCTGGGCTTTTCACCGGTTTTCGCACAAAAATATTATGAAGACCAATGGAAAAAAATTGTTGAAAATAGGACAAAAGGAGCTTATAAATCTAATCTTCCCATTATTGTAAACATACAAAACCAGGCTATGAAAGAAAATAATGCACTCCAGCTGATCCGTGCGCTAAAAGCGGAGTTTAGTATTGTTAATCAGACTGTAGATGACGATCAAAATAATGCGGCTTCGAAATTCTTCGGTAAACTTCAGCAGTCAGAAGAGAAATTAAAGGGAGAAGAAAAAGCAGTTTATAAAGTTTTGTTAAATGGATTTTTTCTGGATTATTATAATCAGAATTACTGGAGAATAAACGGAAGAACCAATATCAATTCGCAGGATCTATCACAGATTGAAACCTGGAGCAAACTGGATTTTAAAAACTATTTAACCAGGTCCTATCAGGAACTTGACCAGCAGAAGCCGGAAATGGAAAAAGTTTCTCTGGCTAAGTATAAAGATCTATTCTCAGACACGAAAGATATTGCCTATTTCCCAACTTTGCGGGATTGGTATGCGCTGAAAAAAGTAGGCTTTTTATCAGAAAATAACCTGTTTACAAAAAATGAGCTTACAGAAAACCAAACTTCGGTCCATATTATTTTTGATGAACTGATTGCCCGGAACAATGGAAATTCAAAGCTGTATTTCATGAAGGAAAAGATGATGGAGAACTGTAATTTCAATCAGTGTAAAGATAAGCTTGAACAGCTTCAGAACTTATTGAAATCCGATGTGGAGGGAGACTATAAGGTCATTATCATGGAGGATATCATGAATGAGCTTATCATTAAAAAGAAAACAAAAGAAGCCATTGCGATGGCGCAGCAGGCCAAAAGCCAGTATCCGAAATCTCCATTTATTGAGAATATTAAAAACAAAGAAAATCAGATCATTAATCCTGTTCTGAATATCAAATATGAGCCGCAGACCCAGAATAACCTGCCTGTTCATTTTGTGGCTGAATATAAAAATGTTTCAGGCTTCTCCTTGAATATTTACGAAGTAAAAGAGGATTTTAGCCCAGTCCTGCAGTATATTCTGAATCCATACGGTAATCTGTTGGGAAAGGTTAAAAAGAATCTGGTAAGAAAAGAAACCTATCAGCTTTCTGATCCTAAAGATTATCAGCTGCATAAAACCTCACTGGAAATAAAGCCGCTTCCGTCCGGTATTTATGTCGTAGAATATGCTGTAGCCGGAGAAGAAAAAAATAGTGATTCCAAACAGAATTTTTATTTTTTAGTTTCCGGGAATAAAATTATATACCAGAATAAAACAGACAGAAATCAGCTTTCAAACAACCTGAAACTGGTCAGCAGTGAAAACGGTAGGTCAATAGCTAATGAAAACCTTGTATTCTATGAATTTGTGGCGAATAAAACCCTGAATAAAATAGAGGGTAAAACTGATGAAAAAGGGGTTTTCAGATTTCCTTCCACTGCCAATGATGATTACTACAGGACTTTCCTGATCCAACAGCCTAAAACCAATGATTTCCAGATCATGCAGGTATATGGAAACAGGGGGAATACCGAAGTATACAACCCTAATAAAGAATCCAGGACTATGGCACAGATCTTTACAGACAGAGCCATTTACAGACCGGGTCAGACAGTATATTTTAAAGTCATCAATACCGGATTGAACAAGGAAGTAGAGTCTGTTCTTTCAGGATTAAAACAGAAGATCACTTTACTGGATGCCAACAGCCAGGAAATTTCCGCACAGGATTTTACAGCGAACGAATTTGGTTCGTATCATGGCAGCTTTATTCTGCCAAAAGGCAAGCTGAATGGTACTTTTTATCTGAGAACCGACGGGAATACCGAGGGATACAAAGATATCAGGGTAGAAGAATACAAAAGACCGAAATTTGAAGTGACCTTCGATCCAGTAAAAGAGGAATACAAATATGGGCAGACCATAGAACTGAAAGGAAAAGCACTGATGTTCTCGGGTGTGGCTCTAAGCAACACTACAGTAAGCTACGAAATTAAAAAACATAACATCAGATGGAGGTATTTCTGGTGGTATCCGCAGGATAATGATAACGAAAATTCTATCCTGGGAGAAGCTAAGACCAATGAAAAAGGGGAGTTCGTCATCCGTCTGGATCTTAAAAAAGATGAAAAACTGGAAGGAATACAGATCGATAACTATGAAATCAATGCTTCCGTTACCGATATCAATGGGGAAACCCAGTCAGCGGAAACCCAGCTGAAGGTAGCGTCAGTTTCCCATTACATTAAAGCAGATGAAATCAGCAATACCTTTACTGATGAAAATGTAAAAGTAAAAGTAGAAACAAAGAACTACAATGAACAGAGCCTTAAAAAATCATATCAGGTGAAACTCTCAAAACTGAGAGCTCCGGACAGAATTTTCAGACAGAATTTCCAGACCGAAGTTCAGGATCTGCCGAAATATTCAAAAGAGGAATTCATCAGTAAATTTCCCCATGATCTTTTTGATAAAAATGATGAGATCAAAAACTGGAAGACTGAAAAGACTGTTATGGAAAGACAGCAAGGACCATCAACGGATAACGCTCAACTCTCAACTAATCTGGACTTGGGAAAACTTGAAGCCGGAGATTATCAGCTGGAGTTATTCAATAGAGAAGGAAAAGACACGATCAAATCTTCTCAATATTTCAGTGTCTGGGATAAAAACGCCTTAAAACCGGAACAGAAAACGTTTTTGACGGTTATTGCTCCGAAAGAGGACGTTTCAAGAGGAGAAAAAGCTAAAATCTATGTGTATTCTGCGGTTCCTGATGCATTAGTGAATATTTTTGTTCAGGATGGTTCAGGAAAAACAGTTTCAGAAACCCACCAGCTTAAGAAAGGAATACTGGAATATATGGCGGATATTCCAAAAGATAAAGGAGTGTCACAGTTGAATATCCAGTTTCAGGTCGTGGCTTTTAATGATGTGAAAACACAGTCTGTTACGCTGAAAATAAAAGATACGGAGCAGCCTTTAAAAATTGAAACCGTGACTTTCAGGGATAAGCTGGAGCCGAATTCAAAAGAAAAATGGACGGTAAAAGTAACTGGAAATGATAAAGAAAAGATCAATGCTGAAGTTCTGGCCAATATGTATGATATGTCGCTGGATCAGTTTGCTGTCAATACTTTCAGCTGGAACAAATTATATGTGCCCTTTACAATAATCACTTCTTATGATATCAGAAACTATTTACCACAGAAGACTTACCAAAAGAAATTAAAATATTTCAATGGCAATTATGTAAGTGTTCCTAACTTTAATTGGTTCGATGGAGATTTATTCTACTCAGGTATAGGAGGAAGAGTTTCAGGAGTACAAGTTTACAATAATACTGTTCCTTCACCTCTTGCTGCTCCTGCTGTCAGAAGTGAAAAAAACATGGAAGAAGTTGTAATGGTAGGCTATGGTGTACAAAAAAAAGGCAGAATAGCTAAGTCAGCGGTTACAGCACAGGATGATTCCGATGGAGCTTTAGATCAGATAGAGCCAGAAGAATCATTGGAAAAAGTTCCTGTCCGTCAGAATCTGAACGAAACAGCATTCTTCTATCCTGACCTGAAGGCAGATGCTGAAGGCAATGTAAACTTTGAGTTTACTTCCCCTGAAGCTTTGACAAAATGGAAGCTGATGTTCTTAGCCCATACCAAAGATGCGAGAGCTGCGACTTTAGAAAAAGAAGTGGTAACACAGAAAGAGTTCTCCGTTACTCCAAATTATCCTAGATTTTTAAGAGAAGGAGATGAACTGAACTTACAGTCAAAATTATCCAACCTCAGCAATAAGAAACTAAGTGGTTCCGCTGAATTGAAGATTTTGGATGCTTTCACCAATGAAGATATTTCTTCAAAATTCGGAGTGGCATCAGGAATGCAGAACTTTAATTTAAATGAAAACGGAAACGGAGCATTAACCTGGAAACTGAAGGTTCCGGATAATGTTTCATCCATCATTTTGAAAGTGGTAGCAAAAGCAGGGACCTATTCCGACGGAGAGCAGCAGGCTGTGGCCGTATTGCCCAACAGAATGCTGGTAACCGATGCCGTTCCTGTTTTTGTGAAAGAAGGCGAAACAAAGACATTTGTTTTGGATAACCTTAAAAATAACACCTCTACAACAGCTTCCAATGTGTCCAATACCCTGGAACTGACAACCAATCCAATTTGGGAAATCATGTTTGCGCTTCCAAGCCTGAAAAATGACCAGAATAATTCTGCAGATGTCATCTTCAACAAATGGTTTGCAGATGTACTGGCCTCTGAAATCTTCAAAGCCAATCCGAAAATGAAAACCGTTTTTGAGGAATACCAGAATAAAGGACTGTTGAATTCAAATCTTGAAAAGAACCAGGAGCTGAAGCAGTTGCTGCTGGATGAAACCCCTTGGGTGCTGGAAAGCAAAAATGAAACAGAGCAGATGCAAAAGCTGGCCTTATTATTTGATGCCAATACAATGAAAAATTCTATCAATCAGGATTGGGATGAGTTCAAAAAGCTGCAGAACCCGGACGGAGGATTCTCGTGGTATTCAGGGTATCCTAGTTCTTACAGTACGTCATTATATATCCTTAAAAACCTGGGGAAAATCAATTCCTGGCTGAAAGATAATGTAAAAGATTACCAAAGTTCGGCTCAAAAGGATTTGGCAGCAAAATTAATTCAATATGTGGATAACGAAATCAGCAAATATTCAAATAGCAATAAAGGAGACATCTGGAATAATTGGGCTTTGGATTACCTTGATACCAGAAACTACTGGGAAAAGCAATATCCTTTAAAAGGAAAAGGGGCTGCTCTGAAAACGTTGGTAAAACAGAAAGCAAAAACAGCTAAGATCACAGATTTCACCTTTTTCGGGCTTCACCGTGCTGCATTATTAATGAATGATTACGGTCTGAAAGATGTATCCGATAAGTTGATGACCTACCTTAAAGAAACTTCTACAGATACAAAAACACAAGGCGTGTACTGGAAACAGAATCTTAACGACTGGGGCTGGTTCAGTTCAAAGGTCGTGAATCAGGCAGGCGCATTGGAAGCCTTCAATAAGCTGAAACCTAATGATCAGAATTTTATTGAAGAGATGAAGATCTGGCTGGTAACCCAGAAAGAAGTAAACTCATGGGGAAGTTCAAGAGGTACTTCAGAAGTAATCTTCACCCTTTTGAATTCAGGAAAATCATGGACAGGAAGTGAAAGTGATAAAGCAACCATCATTTGGGGCGGAAAAGAACTTGTTCCTCAAACACAGGCGACAGGATATATGAAGTCTGCGGTGAAAACAGATACGGTTGATAAAAACTTAGCCACGCTTACGGTTACCAAACCTGGTCCCGGAATTGTTCAGGGAGGATTATTCTGGCAGTATTATGAAGATCTTGATAAAATTAAATCTTCCGAAAACTATATTTCCGTAACGAAAGAACTGTATAAAAAAGTAAAAACGG